The Mytilus galloprovincialis chromosome 2, xbMytGall1.hap1.1, whole genome shotgun sequence genome has a window encoding:
- the LOC143064430 gene encoding uncharacterized protein LOC143064430 isoform X1, with protein sequence MEFAVIFLTFSLTWILSQSTEEITDILTTDACKNSGKQLVCEPGRILRIIDVICLPHNYTCPEKPRILSICDGQNSCGTVGLKDQIWSYCKGFTLKQMIISYRCVRALAPHPCRTNLCSDESEGLFCKPGNAIHIREAFCVNPDTECNWNILHTLYILCEGKVVCYASGLRLFMPNSTCLNSLPRNANLLVDYICIPETLSNDLCTGQMLTLPNAFGIIKSPGFPSNPYGNPKGCFWAIVPGRNQFVEVTIHVLFSRDNARFLHITYTDCPTEKVEKKDYCCMTTKPSIVQKSCGALYIRHNQYPAGEEHGNRFVISYQVLKYRPLRPSYAHYVTPCSSLYATYNQTSAYTTRGDRTFLVNGGGTYNNTDEVTISSFDPERFYNIFKIVVINFFLFVIAFWIVMAICLVCCRYCTLRKTGQYKLATQSDTDSGHSGRRTDPGGTSMQTFSEGIEESPERESCFNHIEKRNTRMFTSVSSEGPYTAIDKSTYNSNDNSVVNNRTTSFRPPKIKNPYASYDSLDFEDAEEGTNANSSSNMQTSTISDFPPPPPPELLENAGPPTPPPPLKNQNNDYYHQENTPYQNGATEQGVQHYQINDDDYAIVQKPKRKPQLVPKPKQAHNPMYDHVPSASNSRTFPCDHHILDTHSGAGRPQETKGQSPKRHQVGYLPQHNCILECEGTHPHNFPPPAQMNRQRINGNAYPSNVPYSPERTDYYY encoded by the exons AAATAACAGACATACTTACCACAGATGCATGTAAAAACAGTGGAAAACAACTTGTATGTGAACCTGGTCGTATTTTGAGAATTATTGATGTAATCTGTCTACCTCACAACTATACCTGTCCAGAGAAACCAAGAATCCTTAGTATATGTGATGGACAGAACTCATGTGGAACCGTCGGACTTAAAGATCAGATCTGGTCTTACTGTAAAGGTTTTACCCTTAAACAGATGATTATATCGTACAGATGTGTTCGAG CTCTAGCACCACACCCATGCAGAACAAATCTATGCAGTGACGAAAGCGAAGGACTTTTCTGTAAGCCTGGAAATGCAATTCATATTCGGGAGGCCTTTTGTGTTAACCCTGATACTGAGTGTAACTGGAATATACTACACACATTGTACATTCTTTGCGAAGGAAAAGTTGTATGTTATGCGTCTGGATTAAGACTGTTTATGCCTAATTCCACATGTCTCAATAGTCTTCCACGGAATGCTAATTTGTTAGTTGACTACATATGCATACCAG agaCTCTTTCAAACGATTTATGCACAGGACAGATGTTGACATTACCAAATGCGTTTGGCATTATTAAAAGTCCTGGTTTTCCTAGCAATCCTTATGGAAACCCAAAAGGATGTTTCTGGGCAATTGTTCCAGGAAGAAATCAATTTGTGGAAGTAACAATTCACGTTTTATTCTCACGCGATAATGCGAGATTTTTACATATAACATATACTGACTGTCCAACAGAAAAAGTTGAAAAGAAAGATTATTGTTGTATGACGACAAAACCAAGCATTGTACAGAAGTCTTGTGGTGCATTGTATATCCGACACAACCAATACCCTGCCGGGGAAGAACATGGAAATCGTTTTGTAATATCGTATCAAG TACTAAAATACAGACCTCTACGTCCATCCTATGCCCATTATGTGACACCATGCTCATCACTATATGCCACATACAACCAAACATCGGCTTATACAACTAGAGGGGACAGAACATTTCTAGTTAATGGTggtggtacat ATAATAACACAGATGAAGTGACGATATCTTCGTTTGACCCAGAaagattttataatattttca aaatagttGTAATCAACTTTTTCCTCTTTGTCATTGCGTTCTGGATAGTAATGGCAATTTGTTTGGTTTGCTGTCG gtattgTACATTAAGAAAAACTGGACAATACAAATTGGCTACACAGTCCGATACAGACTCAGGACATTCTGGACGTCGGACTGACCCAGGCGGGACGTCTATGCAAACATTTTCAGAGGGCATTGAAGAATCTCCCGAACGAGAATCGTGTTTTAATCATATAGAAAAACGAAACACGCGAATGTTTACATCTGTGTCTTCAGAAGGACCGTATACCGCTATTGATAAATCTACATATAATTCAAATGATAATTCAGTGGTAAATAATAGAACAACAAGCTTCAGAccaccaaaaataaaaaatccttatGCATCATATGATAGTTTAGACTTTGAAGATGCAGAAGAAGGTACAAATGCAAATTCTAGTTCAAATATGCAAACTTCTACGATATCTGATTTTCCTCCTCCTCCACCTCCAGAATTGCTGGAAAATGCTGGACCCCCTACTCCACCCCCACCGcttaaaaatcagaataatgattATTACCATCAGGAGAACACTCCATATCAGAATGGTGCTACTGAACAAGGAGTTCAGCATTATCAAATTAATGACGATGACTATGCTATTGTGCAAAAACCTAAACGAAAACCTCAATTAGTGCCAAAACCGAAACAAGCTCATAATCCGATGTATGATCATGTGCCTAGTGCCTCAAATTCTCGGACTTTTCCATGTGATCATCACATATTGGATACGCATTCAGGTGCTGGACGGCCGCAAGAAACCAAAGGTCAATCGCCTAAGAGACACCAAGTAGGCTACTTGCCACAACACAACTGTATACTCGAATGTGAAGGCACCCATCCACATAACTTTCCCCCACCTGCTCAAATGAATAGACAACGCATAAACGGAAATGCCTACCCTTCAAATGTTCCGTATAGTCCTGAAAGAACAGATTATTACTACTAG
- the LOC143064430 gene encoding uncharacterized protein LOC143064430 isoform X2: protein MPNSTCLNSLPRNANLLVDYICIPETLSNDLCTGQMLTLPNAFGIIKSPGFPSNPYGNPKGCFWAIVPGRNQFVEVTIHVLFSRDNARFLHITYTDCPTEKVEKKDYCCMTTKPSIVQKSCGALYIRHNQYPAGEEHGNRFVISYQVLKYRPLRPSYAHYVTPCSSLYATYNQTSAYTTRGDRTFLVNGGGTYNNTDEVTISSFDPERFYNIFKIVVINFFLFVIAFWIVMAICLVCCRYCTLRKTGQYKLATQSDTDSGHSGRRTDPGGTSMQTFSEGIEESPERESCFNHIEKRNTRMFTSVSSEGPYTAIDKSTYNSNDNSVVNNRTTSFRPPKIKNPYASYDSLDFEDAEEGTNANSSSNMQTSTISDFPPPPPPELLENAGPPTPPPPLKNQNNDYYHQENTPYQNGATEQGVQHYQINDDDYAIVQKPKRKPQLVPKPKQAHNPMYDHVPSASNSRTFPCDHHILDTHSGAGRPQETKGQSPKRHQVGYLPQHNCILECEGTHPHNFPPPAQMNRQRINGNAYPSNVPYSPERTDYYY, encoded by the exons ATGCCTAATTCCACATGTCTCAATAGTCTTCCACGGAATGCTAATTTGTTAGTTGACTACATATGCATACCAG agaCTCTTTCAAACGATTTATGCACAGGACAGATGTTGACATTACCAAATGCGTTTGGCATTATTAAAAGTCCTGGTTTTCCTAGCAATCCTTATGGAAACCCAAAAGGATGTTTCTGGGCAATTGTTCCAGGAAGAAATCAATTTGTGGAAGTAACAATTCACGTTTTATTCTCACGCGATAATGCGAGATTTTTACATATAACATATACTGACTGTCCAACAGAAAAAGTTGAAAAGAAAGATTATTGTTGTATGACGACAAAACCAAGCATTGTACAGAAGTCTTGTGGTGCATTGTATATCCGACACAACCAATACCCTGCCGGGGAAGAACATGGAAATCGTTTTGTAATATCGTATCAAG TACTAAAATACAGACCTCTACGTCCATCCTATGCCCATTATGTGACACCATGCTCATCACTATATGCCACATACAACCAAACATCGGCTTATACAACTAGAGGGGACAGAACATTTCTAGTTAATGGTggtggtacat ATAATAACACAGATGAAGTGACGATATCTTCGTTTGACCCAGAaagattttataatattttca aaatagttGTAATCAACTTTTTCCTCTTTGTCATTGCGTTCTGGATAGTAATGGCAATTTGTTTGGTTTGCTGTCG gtattgTACATTAAGAAAAACTGGACAATACAAATTGGCTACACAGTCCGATACAGACTCAGGACATTCTGGACGTCGGACTGACCCAGGCGGGACGTCTATGCAAACATTTTCAGAGGGCATTGAAGAATCTCCCGAACGAGAATCGTGTTTTAATCATATAGAAAAACGAAACACGCGAATGTTTACATCTGTGTCTTCAGAAGGACCGTATACCGCTATTGATAAATCTACATATAATTCAAATGATAATTCAGTGGTAAATAATAGAACAACAAGCTTCAGAccaccaaaaataaaaaatccttatGCATCATATGATAGTTTAGACTTTGAAGATGCAGAAGAAGGTACAAATGCAAATTCTAGTTCAAATATGCAAACTTCTACGATATCTGATTTTCCTCCTCCTCCACCTCCAGAATTGCTGGAAAATGCTGGACCCCCTACTCCACCCCCACCGcttaaaaatcagaataatgattATTACCATCAGGAGAACACTCCATATCAGAATGGTGCTACTGAACAAGGAGTTCAGCATTATCAAATTAATGACGATGACTATGCTATTGTGCAAAAACCTAAACGAAAACCTCAATTAGTGCCAAAACCGAAACAAGCTCATAATCCGATGTATGATCATGTGCCTAGTGCCTCAAATTCTCGGACTTTTCCATGTGATCATCACATATTGGATACGCATTCAGGTGCTGGACGGCCGCAAGAAACCAAAGGTCAATCGCCTAAGAGACACCAAGTAGGCTACTTGCCACAACACAACTGTATACTCGAATGTGAAGGCACCCATCCACATAACTTTCCCCCACCTGCTCAAATGAATAGACAACGCATAAACGGAAATGCCTACCCTTCAAATGTTCCGTATAGTCCTGAAAGAACAGATTATTACTACTAG